In Pseudonocardia sp. DSM 110487, the sequence GAGTCCCGCGGCTTCGCCGCCTCCTTCGCCTACATGGGCGCCCCCGCCGGCACGATCGCCGGGACCCTGGTGCTCAGCCTCGCCTCGACGCTGCCCCGGGAGGACTTCCTGTCCTGGGGCTGGCGGCTGCCGTTCGTCTTCAGCGCGGTGCTGGCCGGAGTGGGGCTGGTCATCCGGCTCAAGACCGCCGAGTCGGCGGTGTTCCAGGAGGCCGTGCAGGCGGTGGAGGAGAAGCGGGTGCCGGTCGGCGAGGTCCTCACCCGCTACCCCCGGCGGCTGCTGCTGGCCATCTCCGCCGGGATCTCGGGGCAGGCCGCGCAGGGGCTGATGGGGGTGTGGGCGCTGGGCTACGCCGTCACCCAGCTGCAGCTCTCGCCCACCGGTGTGCTCAACGTGAAGGCCCTCACCGGCGTCTGCGTGATCGCGGTGGTCGTGGTCGCCGCACGCCTGTCGGATCGGATCGGCCGCCGGCCGGTGATGCTGGGTGGGAACGTCGCCGCGCTGCTGCTCGCCTTCCCGATCATGTTCCTGCTCGATGCGGGCAGCGTCTGGACCGTGTTCCTCGCGCTGCTCCTCGGCCTGGCGGTGATCCAGGGTTTCGTCGCCGGGCCCTACGGGGCCTTCGCGGCCGAGCTCTTCCCGACCCGGATCCGCTACACCGGGACCTCGATGGGCTACCAGATCGCCGCGGCGCTCGGGGCTGGTCTCATGCCGGTGATCGCGTCCTCGCTGGTGCTGGTCGGCGGGGGATCGCTGTGGCTCGTCGCGGTGGCCTGGATGGGCATGACCTCGATCAGCCTGGTCGCCATCGTCGTGGCGAGCGAGGGCAAGGACCGCGACCTGCGCGCCATCGGCTGACTCAGCGGGCGAGCAGCGCGCCGCACGGCCGTCATCCGGCGACCAGGGGACCGGACGCTCTTCGGGACACGCATCAGGGGGCGGGGAGGGCGTTCAGGAGGGTGCCCGGGCCCGTCGTGGCGGCTCCCGAGCCGCGGACCTGCTCCCGGAGGGCGCGGTCGGCCGTCACGACGATGACCGCGGCGCCGCTGCCGTCGACAATCAGGTCGGTGGCCACTGCCACGATCATGGAGTCGCCGTCGGCGCGGGCGCGGACGATCGTGAGCGCCGGATGGCTTGGCAGGTCCTCGACCCGTGCCGCGGCGCCTTCCAGCACCAGGTGCACGCGCAGATCGGCGCCCGGGTGACCGAACGCCTCCGCGAGCCCGAACCGGTCGGTGGTGAGCGCGGCCACGATTCGCCCGGCCAGCCGGCGGGCCGCGCCCTCCCGGTCGCGCCACCAGCCGTCGGGCCGGGATCCGACGACATTGGCGCCGTCGACGATCACGTGGAGCACGATCCGCTACCCGATGTGCGGCACCAGATCGCGTGGGAGCTTGGCCGCCGCGGCCCGGTCGAGCAGCCAGCGGGTGCGCCTGCGGCCCTGCGCCCCGGCCACCGGGATCGCGACCTCGCCCGCCCCGCCGAGGGCCATCGCGACCGCCGCGGCCTTTGACTCACCGGTCGTCATGATCCACACCTCGGCGGCGCGGCGGATCGCCGGGAGCGTGAGCGACACCCGGGTCGGCGGCGGCTTGGGGCAGCCGTGCACGGCCACGACGGTGCGCTCGGTCTCGTAGACGGCGGGGGAGTGCGGGAACACCGACGCGGTGTGGCCCTCGCCGCCCATGCCGAGCATGAGCACGTCGAACGACGGCACCGGCCCGTGGTCCTCCGGCCGCGCCGCGCGCCGCAGGACCTCCGCGTACTCCTCCGCGGCCGCCTCGGCGCCCGCCGGCCCGGTGCCGGTGTCTGCGCCCATCGCGAACACCTTCGTGGGATCGACCCCGACGTGGTCGAGCAGCGCCTCGCGGGCCTGCTTCTCGTTGCGCTCCGGGTCGTCGGGCGGCACGAACCGCTCGTCGCCCCAGTAGAACTCGACCTGGCCCCAGTCGACGGCGTCCCGGGCCACGGAGGCGCGCAGCTGCTCCAGCACCGCGGTCCCGGTGCCGCCGCCGGTCAGCACGATCTTGGGCGTGGTGCCGGCCGCCTGCAGGTCGACGAGCTTGGTGACCAGCCGGGCGGCCACGGCCGCGGCGAGCACGTCCGGGTTGGCGTGGACCGCGATGTCGGGGGCGGGCATCAGGCGCCGGCCAGGGCCGGGACCTTCACCGGAGTGCGGCCGCGCGCGACCTTGCCGACGCCGGCCAGCGCGGACCCGTAGATCTCGTCCGCGTCGAGCCTGCGCAGCTCCTCGGCGAGGCAGTCGCGCACCTCCCGGCGGGCGAGCGCGACGAGCCGGTCCGGCTGCCCCGGCTGGCGCAGCGTGCCCACCTTCCCGTCGGGCCGGATGAGCTCGACGGGTCCGGAGCGCCGCTCCAGCCGCACCGACACCACCCCGGGGCCGGACGCGGCGGGGGAGCGCTTCACCTTGCAGTCCAGCCGCACCGCGAGCCAGCCTGCGAGGAGCTCGGTGGACGGGGAGACGGCCTCTCCTGCCACGACCACGTTGGTGACGGGCTCGAACGGCGGCGCGTCGAGCGCCGTGGCGAGCAGTGCGCGCCACGGCGTGAGCCGGGTCCACGTGAGGTCGGTATCGCCCTCGACGTAGTTGGCGCGGCGCTGCTCGAACGCCTTCATCGGGTTCCTCGCCGACAGGGCGTCGGTGATGCGGCGGGTCGCGAGCTTGCCGACCGGGTCCTCCGACGGGATGGTGGGTGCCTCGTCCGGCCACCACGCCACCACGGGCGCGTCGGGCAGGAGCAGTGGCATCACCATGCCGGCGCCCGCCTCCTCCGCGGCGAGCGGGCCGTAGCCGCGCAGCACGACGACCTCGCTGGCACCGGCATCGCCGCCGACGCGGATCTGGGCGTCCATCCGCGGGGCTGCCTTCCGCTGGCCGCTGGCCAGCACGATGATCCGGCAGGGGTGCTCGTGGCTCGCCGAGTTGGCGGCGGCGATCGCGTCCTCGATGCCCGCCCCGTCCTCGGTGGCGATCACGAGCGTGAGCACGCGGCCCATCGTCAGCGCGCCGCCGCTCGCCCGCATCTCCACCAGCTTGCGGTTGACGGCCGACGTGTTGCTCGAGGGAAGGTCGACGATCATGACTGCATCCTCCTCACAGCATCCTCCTCAGGGCCGGCGCCATGTGCGGCCGGTTCGGGCGAGCATCGCGCCCGCCGAGTCCGGTCCCCAGCTGCCCGCCGGGTAGGGGTCGGGGCCCCGCTCCTGCCGCGCCCATTCCTCGATCACCGGGTCGAGGATCTCCCAGGACCGCTCGACCTCGGCGTTGACCGGGAACAGCGACGGCTCCCCGAGCAGCACGTCCAGGATCAGCCGCTCGTACGCCTCGGGGGAGGCCTCGGTGAACGCCGAGCCGTAACCGAAGTCCATGGAGACGTCCCGGACCTCCATCTGGCTGCCCGGCACCTTCGAGCCGAACCGGAGTGTGACGCCCTCGTCCGGCTGCACGCGGATGACGAGCGCGTTCTGCCCGAGCTCCTCGGTCATCGTGGCGTCGAACGGGAGGTGCGGGGCCCGCTTGAAGATCACGGCGATCTCGGTGACGCGCCTGCCGAGCCGCTTGCCGGTGCGCAGGTAGAACGGCACGCCCGCCCAGCGCCGGGTGTCGACCTCGCAAGTGATGGCCGCGAACGTCTCGGTGCGCGAGTTGGGGTCGAACCCCTCCTCCTCGGTGAGGCCGCGGACGAGCTCGCCGCCCTGCCAGCCGCCGCTGTACTGCCCGCGTGCCGTGGTCTCGTCCAGGGGCCCGACGAGCTTCGTGGCGTTGAGGATCTTGATCTTCTCGATGCGCAGCTCGTCGGAGGAGAACGAGACGGGCTCCTCCATGGCGGTGAAGGCGAGCAGCTGCAGCAGGTGGTTCTGGATGACGTCGCGGGCGGCGCCGATTCCGTCGTAGTAGCCGGCGCGCCCACCCAGGCCGATGTCCTCGGCCATGGTGATCTGCACGCTGTCGACGTAGTGGCTGTTCCAGATCGGCTCGAAGAACTGGTTGGCAAAGCGCAGCGCCAGGATGTTCTGCACCGTCTCCTTGCCGAGGTAGTGGTCGATCCGGAAGACCGAGTCCTCGGGGAAGACATCGTTGACGATCTCGTTGAGCTCGATGGCCGACTTCAGGTCGTGGCCGAACGGCTTCTCGATGACGACCCGGCGCCAGCCTGCGCCGTCCTGCTTCGCCAGCCCGGAGCGGGCGAGCTGCTTGAGTACCACCGGGAACGCCCCGGGTGGGATGGACAGGTAGAACGCGTGGTTGCCGGCCGTGCCGCGGTCCCGGTCGAGAGCTTGGACGGTCTGCTCGAGCCGGTCGAACGAGTCGTCGTCGTCGAAGGTGCCGGACACGAACCGGAAGCCCTCGGCAAGCCGGTCCCACACGTGCTGGCGGAACGGGGTGCGGGCGTGCTCCTTCACCGCGTTGTAGACGACCTGGCCGAAGTCCTGGTCGGCCCAGTCGCGGCGGGCGAAGCCGGTGAGGGCGAAGCCCGGCGGGAGCAGGCCGCGGTTGGCGAGGTCGTAGATCGCGGGCATGAGCTTCTTGCGCGACAGGTCGCCGGTGACCCCGAAGATGACCAGGCTGCACGGTCCCGCGATCCGCGGCAGCCGCTTGTCCCGCGCATCGCGCAGCGGGTTGGTCCACCCCGCTGCCGCGGACGTGGCGGTGCTCATCTGACTCCTCGGTCGGGTTGATGTCATAGATCGGCGCTTGCGGCGATCATTCCAGGCTCTCCTACAGCTGCTGCACAGCCCGCGCCAAGGTGACGAGGCCCGCCACCCGGTCGGTGAAGTGCAGCCGCAGCACGCGCCGTCCGCGGGCGGCGAGCGCGGCGGCGTCGGCCGCCGCGAGCCCCTGCTGCACCGCGTCGAGTGCGGCGGCGGCCTCCGGGCGGAGGCCCGGGTCGTCGGGATCGGCGGTGAGCTGGCAGACCAGCACGTCGCCCGGGCCGCCCTTGGCATGCTGTCCGCTGCCAGGGAGGCAGCGGGGCGCCCACCCGAACGTGGTGGGCAGGCCGGTGCGGCGGGCCAGCTCGGCGCGCAGCACGGCGGCGGAGGCGTCCTCGATCCGGTCGAGGTAGGCGTGGACCGCGAGGTGGCGAGCCCCGCTGCCGTCATCCGGGTCCACCAGCGCGGCCCCGACGAAGACACGCAGCGCGTCGGCGACGGTTGCGGTGCTCGCCGGCAGCCAGTCACCGGCGTGGACGGCCACCCCCGCTTCGGTGAACGCCGGCCCGTGGTTCGTGACGGCGGCGGGCGCGGCGAGCGCGTCCGCCCGATCGGTGGGGTCGACGCTCAGCACGTGCGCCGCCGCCGCGACCGCGTGTTGCCAGGTGGCCATCTGCTCGGCCACCGATCCGCGGGTGGCGAACGTCGCTCCGGGCACGTCCCCCAGCCCGACGGCGGGCAGAGTGCCCCATTCCGGGGCATTCGGGCCTTCCACCACCACCGGCAGCGGGCCATGGCCGTCCTTGCCGAGACCGCCGGCCACGAGCTGTGCGGCCCACTCTGCGAGTGCGGGCGCGTCCGGTGCGGCGAGCGCGAACGCGGGGGCCGAGGCGAGCAGCGCACCGAGGCCGAGGGCGTCCCCGCCAGCGGTGCCGAGCTCGGCCCGGATCGCGCCCGCTTCGGCGAGCACCGCCCCGACGTCGACGCCCGCGAGCCCGGCGGGTACGAGCGCGTACCCGGTGAACGCCGCCCATGGACCGTCGACGTCGTCCGGCGCGAGTACGACGACCGTGCCGGCCGGGCTGGCGTGTTCCGGCAGCAGGGGCCCGTCGGGCGGCGTGACGACCACGGTGTGCGCCTGCGGGTCGAGGCCCTCGGCACGGAACGCCGCGTGCGCCATGTCGCGCAGCAGCCGCACCGGCTCCGGGTCCTCACCGGGCGGGACCGATACGACGAGCACCGTGGCCGCGAGCTCGCCTGCCAGTGCGTCGGCCACCTGGGGCGGGTCGGTGGTGTCGAGGACGACCAGCCGGGGATCGGACCCGGTGAGCGCCTCGGCGGCGACCCCGGTGCCACCCGCCGCGGCGAGGACGACGCGCACCTGCCCGGCCACGCGGCGCTGCTCGGCCAGCGCCGCAATCTCGCCGACCAGCGGCCGCGCCGCGCGCACGGCGCCCGTCCACCCGGGTCGGGCGACCCTGGGCCACAGGGCCGGGTCGCCGTCCGCGATGCGGGCAGCGACGTCGCCCCCGACGAGGCGCGCGAGCAGCTCCGCCTCGGATGGCACCGGTCGCGCGGTCACCCCTTGTCCCTTCCTGGCTCGCTGCTGCTAGCGCGCCTGCCGCAGCTGCTCGGTGACCGTGTCGCCGAGCTCGGTCCAGGACTTCTCGAACTTGTCGACGCCCTCGTCCTCCAGCACCCGGAACACGTCGGGCAGGTCGATACCGGCCCGCTCCAGCGCGTCGAACACCTCCTGCGCCTCGGCGCCGGTGCCGGTGACGCGGTCACCCTGCACCTCGCCGTGGTCGCCGAAGGCCAGCAGCGTCTTCTCCGGCATCGTGTTGACGGTGTCGGCGACGACGAGCTCGGTGACGTAGAGGGTGTCGGAGTAGTCCGGGTTCTTGACGCCGGTGGAGGCCCACAGCGGCCGCTGCGGCCGGGCGCCCTTGGCCTCGAGGGCCTTCCACCGCTCGGACGAGAAGACCTCCTCGAACGCCGCGTAGGCGAGGCGGGAGTTCGCGACGCCCGCCTTGCCGCGGAGCGCGAGGGCGTCGGAGGATCCAATCGCCTCGAGACGCTTGTCGATCTCGGTGTCGACGCGGGAGACGAAGAAGCTCGCCACGGAGGCGATGCTCGCGAGCTGGTGCCCGTTGGCGGCGGCCTGCTCGAGGCCATCGAGGTAGGCGCCCATGACGGCGCGGTAGCGCTCGACGGAGAAGATCAGCGTGACGTTCACGCTCACGCCCTCGGCGAGCGCCCGGGTGATCGCCGGCAGGCCCTCCGCGGTGGCCGGGATCTTGACCAGCAGGTTGGGGCGGTCCACGGCCTTCCAGAGGTCGAGGGCCTGGGCCACCGTGGCCTCGGTGTCGCGGGCGAGGCCGGGGTCGACCTCGAGCGAGACGCGCCCGTCGACGCCGTTCGTGGTCTCCCACGTGCCGCTGAAGACGTCGCAGGCCTGCTGGACGTCGGACACGGTGATCTCGCGGACGGCGTCCTCGACCGAGGCGCCTCGCGAGGCCAGCTCGCGGACCTGGGCGTCGTACGCGGAGCCCTTCGCCAGTGCCGCCGCGAAGATCGTGGGGTTGGTGGTGACGCCGACGACGTGCTTGTCGGTGATCAGCTCCTGCAGGTTGCCGCTGTTCAGGCGCTCGCGGGACAGGTCGTCCAGCCAGATGGACACACCGGCCGCTGCCAGCTGTCCGAGTCGCTCGTTGCTCATGGGATGTTCCTCCTCCAAGGAGAATGACTCAGGAAGCCTTCTCGAGGCTGCGCTTCGCGGCGGCGACGACGTTCTCGGTGGTGAAGCCGAACTCGCGGAACAGGGTCTGGTAGTCCGCGCTCGCGCCGAAGTGCTCGATCGAGACGTTCTCGCCCGCGTCGCCTGTGTAGCGGTGCCACGGCTGGGCGACGCCTGCCTCGACGCTCACCCGCGCGCGCACCGCGGCGGGGAGGACCGACTCGCGGTAGGCCTCGTCCTGCTCGTCGAACCACTCGATGCACGGCATGGACACCACCCTCGCGGCAACGCCATCGGCCTCGAGGACCTTCCGGGCCTCCACCGCGATCTGCAGCTCGGATCCGGTCGCGATGAGGATCACCTCGGGCTCGCCGGACGAGGCGTCCGCGAGCACGTAGCCGCCGCGGGCCACGCCCTCGGCGGAGGTGCCCTCCAGCACGGGCAGGTTCTGCCGGGTGAGCGCGAGGCCCTTGGGACCCTCCGGGCGCTCCAGGGTGGCGCGCCAGGCGTGCGCGGTCTCGTTGGCGTCGCCGGGGCGGATCATGGCAAGGCCGGGGATGGCGCGCAGCGCGGCCATGTGCTCGATCGGCTGGTGCGTCGGGCCGTCCTCGCCGAGCCCGATCGAGTCGTGCGTCCAGACGTAGACGACGCTCGCCTTCATGATCGCCGCGAGGCGCACCGACGGGCGCATGTAGTCGCTGAACACCAGGAACGTGCCGCCGTACGGGCGGGTGGGGCCGTGCAGCGCGATCCCGTTGAGGATCGCGCCCATCGCGTGCTCGCGGACCCCGAAGTGCAGGGTGCGGCCGTACGGGTTGGCCTTCCACATCTGCGTGGCGGTGGAGGTGGGGCCGAACGAGTCGGCGCCCTCCATCGTGGTGTTGTTGCTCTCCGCGAGGTCGGCAGAGCCGCCCCACAGCTCGGGCAGCACGTCGGCGAGCGACTTGAGCACCTCACCGGAGGCCTTGCGGGTGGCCAGGCCCTTCGCGTCGGGCTCCCAGACCGGAAGTGCCTTCTCCCAACCGATCGGGAGGTCCCGGCCGAGCACGCGATCGAGGAGCTCCTTGCGCTCCGGCTCGCGGGCGGCCCAGTCGTGGTAGGTGGCCGCCCACGCGTCGTGGGCCTCCCGGCCGCGGTCGACGACCTTGCGGGCGTGTGCGAGCACCTCGTCACCGACCTGGAAGGTCTGCTCCGGGTCGAACCCGAGGATCTTCTTGACCTCGGCCACCTCGTCGGCGCCCAGTGCGGAGCCGTGGGCCTTGCCGGTGTTCATCTTGTTCGGCGCGGGGAAGCCGATCACGGTGCGCAGCAGGATGAACGACGGGCGGTTGGTCTCCGCGCGGGCGTTCTCCAGTGCATCGAGGATGCCGGTGACGTTCTCCCCGCTCTCGACGACCTGCACGTGCCAGCCGTAGGCCTCGTAGCGCTTCGCGGTGTCCTCCGACAGCGCGATCGTGGTGTCGTCCTCGATGGAGATCTTGTTGTCGTCGTAGATCACCGTGAGGTTGCCGAGCTGCTGGTGCCCGGCCAGCGACGACGCCTCGGAGGTGATGCCCTCCTCGATGTCACCGTCGGAGGCGATCACGTAGATGTGGTGGTCGAACGGGCTCTCGCCGGCCGGCGCGTCGGGGTCGAACAGGCCGCGCTCGCGCCTGGCGGCCATCGCCATGCCCACCGCGTTGGCGAGGCCCTGGCCGAGCGGGCCGGTGGTGGTCTCGACGCCCCT encodes:
- a CDS encoding MFS transporter, producing the protein MTGTDSAPAARRVDATPEEMRRILAASFIGTAIEYYDFILYATAASIVFGSVFFTGVGPGVAQVLAFGTLAAGYFARPLGGIVFGHLGDRLGRKSMLVVTLVLMGLVSTLIGLLPTTEQIGVAAPLLLVLLRILQGVAVGGEWGGAMLLGFERAKKESRGFAASFAYMGAPAGTIAGTLVLSLASTLPREDFLSWGWRLPFVFSAVLAGVGLVIRLKTAESAVFQEAVQAVEEKRVPVGEVLTRYPRRLLLAISAGISGQAAQGLMGVWALGYAVTQLQLSPTGVLNVKALTGVCVIAVVVVAARLSDRIGRRPVMLGGNVAALLLAFPIMFLLDAGSVWTVFLALLLGLAVIQGFVAGPYGAFAAELFPTRIRYTGTSMGYQIAAALGAGLMPVIASSLVLVGGGSLWLVAVAWMGMTSISLVAIVVASEGKDRDLRAIG
- the zwf gene encoding glucose-6-phosphate dehydrogenase, with the protein product MSTATSAAAGWTNPLRDARDKRLPRIAGPCSLVIFGVTGDLSRKKLMPAIYDLANRGLLPPGFALTGFARRDWADQDFGQVVYNAVKEHARTPFRQHVWDRLAEGFRFVSGTFDDDDSFDRLEQTVQALDRDRGTAGNHAFYLSIPPGAFPVVLKQLARSGLAKQDGAGWRRVVIEKPFGHDLKSAIELNEIVNDVFPEDSVFRIDHYLGKETVQNILALRFANQFFEPIWNSHYVDSVQITMAEDIGLGGRAGYYDGIGAARDVIQNHLLQLLAFTAMEEPVSFSSDELRIEKIKILNATKLVGPLDETTARGQYSGGWQGGELVRGLTEEEGFDPNSRTETFAAITCEVDTRRWAGVPFYLRTGKRLGRRVTEIAVIFKRAPHLPFDATMTEELGQNALVIRVQPDEGVTLRFGSKVPGSQMEVRDVSMDFGYGSAFTEASPEAYERLILDVLLGEPSLFPVNAEVERSWEILDPVIEEWARQERGPDPYPAGSWGPDSAGAMLARTGRTWRRP
- the pgl gene encoding 6-phosphogluconolactonase, producing the protein MPAPDIAVHANPDVLAAAVAARLVTKLVDLQAAGTTPKIVLTGGGTGTAVLEQLRASVARDAVDWGQVEFYWGDERFVPPDDPERNEKQAREALLDHVGVDPTKVFAMGADTGTGPAGAEAAAEEYAEVLRRAARPEDHGPVPSFDVLMLGMGGEGHTASVFPHSPAVYETERTVVAVHGCPKPPPTRVSLTLPAIRRAAEVWIMTTGESKAAAVAMALGGAGEVAIPVAGAQGRRRTRWLLDRAAAAKLPRDLVPHIG
- a CDS encoding glucose-6-phosphate isomerase; translated protein: MTARPVPSEAELLARLVGGDVAARIADGDPALWPRVARPGWTGAVRAARPLVGEIAALAEQRRVAGQVRVVLAAAGGTGVAAEALTGSDPRLVVLDTTDPPQVADALAGELAATVLVVSVPPGEDPEPVRLLRDMAHAAFRAEGLDPQAHTVVVTPPDGPLLPEHASPAGTVVVLAPDDVDGPWAAFTGYALVPAGLAGVDVGAVLAEAGAIRAELGTAGGDALGLGALLASAPAFALAAPDAPALAEWAAQLVAGGLGKDGHGPLPVVVEGPNAPEWGTLPAVGLGDVPGATFATRGSVAEQMATWQHAVAAAAHVLSVDPTDRADALAAPAAVTNHGPAFTEAGVAVHAGDWLPASTATVADALRVFVGAALVDPDDGSGARHLAVHAYLDRIEDASAAVLRAELARRTGLPTTFGWAPRCLPGSGQHAKGGPGDVLVCQLTADPDDPGLRPEAAAALDAVQQGLAAADAAALAARGRRVLRLHFTDRVAGLVTLARAVQQL
- the tkt gene encoding transketolase, which produces MADIDIETLTRASVPDDWTDLDRQAVDTVRVLAADAVQKVGNGHPGTAMSLAPLAYALFQRVMRHDPNDADWIGRDRFVLSAGHSSLTLYIQLYLSGYGLQLDDLKALRTWGSQTPGHPEHRHTRGVETTTGPLGQGLANAVGMAMAARRERGLFDPDAPAGESPFDHHIYVIASDGDIEEGITSEASSLAGHQQLGNLTVIYDDNKISIEDDTTIALSEDTAKRYEAYGWHVQVVESGENVTGILDALENARAETNRPSFILLRTVIGFPAPNKMNTGKAHGSALGADEVAEVKKILGFDPEQTFQVGDEVLAHARKVVDRGREAHDAWAATYHDWAAREPERKELLDRVLGRDLPIGWEKALPVWEPDAKGLATRKASGEVLKSLADVLPELWGGSADLAESNNTTMEGADSFGPTSTATQMWKANPYGRTLHFGVREHAMGAILNGIALHGPTRPYGGTFLVFSDYMRPSVRLAAIMKASVVYVWTHDSIGLGEDGPTHQPIEHMAALRAIPGLAMIRPGDANETAHAWRATLERPEGPKGLALTRQNLPVLEGTSAEGVARGGYVLADASSGEPEVILIATGSELQIAVEARKVLEADGVAARVVSMPCIEWFDEQDEAYRESVLPAAVRARVSVEAGVAQPWHRYTGDAGENVSIEHFGASADYQTLFREFGFTTENVVAAAKRSLEKAS
- the opcA gene encoding glucose-6-phosphate dehydrogenase assembly protein OpcA, encoding MIVDLPSSNTSAVNRKLVEMRASGGALTMGRVLTLVIATEDGAGIEDAIAAANSASHEHPCRIIVLASGQRKAAPRMDAQIRVGGDAGASEVVVLRGYGPLAAEEAGAGMVMPLLLPDAPVVAWWPDEAPTIPSEDPVGKLATRRITDALSARNPMKAFEQRRANYVEGDTDLTWTRLTPWRALLATALDAPPFEPVTNVVVAGEAVSPSTELLAGWLAVRLDCKVKRSPAASGPGVVSVRLERRSGPVELIRPDGKVGTLRQPGQPDRLVALARREVRDCLAEELRRLDADEIYGSALAGVGKVARGRTPVKVPALAGA
- the tal gene encoding transaldolase codes for the protein MSNERLGQLAAAGVSIWLDDLSRERLNSGNLQELITDKHVVGVTTNPTIFAAALAKGSAYDAQVRELASRGASVEDAVREITVSDVQQACDVFSGTWETTNGVDGRVSLEVDPGLARDTEATVAQALDLWKAVDRPNLLVKIPATAEGLPAITRALAEGVSVNVTLIFSVERYRAVMGAYLDGLEQAAANGHQLASIASVASFFVSRVDTEIDKRLEAIGSSDALALRGKAGVANSRLAYAAFEEVFSSERWKALEAKGARPQRPLWASTGVKNPDYSDTLYVTELVVADTVNTMPEKTLLAFGDHGEVQGDRVTGTGAEAQEVFDALERAGIDLPDVFRVLEDEGVDKFEKSWTELGDTVTEQLRQAR